A genomic window from Streptomyces sp. 846.5 includes:
- a CDS encoding TIGR04222 domain-containing membrane protein, whose protein sequence is MSNPWGLSGPQFLVVYIAALAASLLLVLIFRALVRGAGRADSGPVDVYTAAAVAGGSNRVVDTAVYALVKGDHLRAARDRTVTVCGGTPVEPVQCAVLDSFGLRKSAKLREVRDFAGRTRQVQETVAHAVDRRLRLSDTRRNLGRLAALFPLVVLGVGIARAVNGAQLGRPIGLLVFLMVLTVPLVLIPLANPPTVSRAGRRLVRAAGTTSSRSEFVGASYTSTGALVPAGVIAVAALGAAGVEDQVMRSALFGSVASSGGDSGSSSGCGASSCGGGSSCGGGGGGCGG, encoded by the coding sequence CCTGGTCGTGTACATCGCCGCACTCGCCGCATCGCTCCTCCTGGTGCTGATCTTCCGTGCCCTGGTGCGCGGCGCGGGCCGGGCCGACAGCGGGCCCGTGGACGTCTACACGGCGGCGGCCGTCGCGGGCGGCAGCAACCGGGTCGTCGACACGGCCGTCTACGCCCTGGTCAAGGGCGACCACCTGCGCGCCGCCCGGGACCGGACGGTCACCGTCTGCGGCGGGACGCCGGTGGAGCCCGTGCAGTGCGCGGTGCTGGACTCCTTCGGGCTGCGCAAGAGCGCCAAGTTGAGGGAGGTGCGTGACTTCGCAGGCCGGACGCGGCAGGTGCAGGAGACGGTCGCGCACGCCGTCGACCGGAGGCTGCGGCTCAGCGACACGCGGCGCAATCTGGGTCGGTTGGCGGCGCTGTTCCCGCTGGTCGTGCTGGGCGTGGGCATTGCGAGGGCGGTCAACGGAGCCCAACTGGGCCGGCCCATCGGGCTCCTGGTGTTCCTGATGGTGCTGACCGTCCCGCTGGTGCTGATCCCGCTGGCCAACCCGCCGACGGTGAGCCGTGCGGGGCGCCGACTGGTCCGGGCGGCGGGGACCACGTCCAGCCGCAGCGAGTTCGTCGGCGCCTCGTACACGTCGACCGGCGCGCTGGTGCCGGCGGGCGTGATCGCGGTGGCGGCGCTGGGCGCGGCCGGCGTGGAGGACCAGGTCATGCGTTCCGCGCTGTTCGGCAGCGTGGCGTCGTCGGGCGGCGACTCGGGGTCGTCCAGCGGCTGCGGGGCGTCGAGCTGTGGCGGCGGGTCGAGCTGCGGCGGTGGCGGGGGCGGGTGCGGAGGGTGA